Genomic DNA from Thermotoga petrophila RKU-1:
CAGAGGAGAAGAATTCGCTTTCCTGCTTGAAAGCGTGGAGCTCGGTTCCGCTTTCGGAAGGCATTCCTTCATAGGTATAGGAAAAAAAGACGTGCTCGTTTTCGAAAAGGGAATCTTGAGAACTTCGAATCAGCAGCTCGATTATACTTCCTCTCCTCTCAAAGCGATAAAAGACTGGCTTGAGGTCTATAGATACAACGTCAAACACGACGAACTCCCTTCGTTCAGGGGAGGAGCAGTTGGCTTCGTCAGTTATGACTACATTTCTTACATAGAGAAAGTCAAAGTCAGAGCCTCTGTGTTTCCCACGTTTTATTTCGTGGTGCCTGAGCATCTCATAATATTCGATCACCTGAAGAACAACGTCTTCATCATCAGCGATAGTCCTGAGGAACTTGCATCGAAGGTCTTGAGCCCTTTTGAAGAGGAACCAGAGAAGAACGTTTTTGTGACAGAACCGGAATCGAACTTCGAAAGAGAGCAGTTCTACAAAGTGGTTGAAAAGGCCAAAAAGTACATTGTAGAAGGTGACATATTCCAGGTGGTTCTCTCTCAGGCTTTCACATTCAAAACGACGCTGGATCCGTTCTACATCTACAGGGCGCTCAGAATGATCAATCCTTCTCCCTACATGTTTTATCTGAAGTTCGGAGACACGGTCGTTTTGGGATCTTCTCCCGAAACCATGGCGAAGGTGGAAGGAGACAAGGCCACTGTGAAGCCAATTGCCGGCACCAGACCGCGGGGAAGAACTGTTGAAGAAGATCTGAAGCTGGAGAGAGAACTTTTGAACGACGAAAAAGAGATAGCAGAGCACGTTATGCTTGTGGATCTTGGAAGAAACGACCTTGGAAGAGTCTGTAAAGAAGGAACCGTGCGAGTGGAGAAGAAGATGGTTATCGAAAGGTACTCCCATGTTATGCACATAGTCTCGCAGGTGAGCGGTGAATTGAAGGACGATAAAGATGCTGTGGATGTGTTCGAAGCGACTTTCCCTGCGGGGACAGTCTCTGGCGCACCCAAAGTGAGGGCAATGGAGATCATAGAAGAACTCGAACCCACCCCACGAGGGCCATACGCTGGAGCCGTCGGGTATTTCTCTTTCCCCGATGATAAAGGAAAGATGAACATGGATTCTGCTATCACCATCAGGTCCTTTTTCTTCAAAGGTAAACAGGGATGGCTCCAGGCAGGAGCGGGTATCGTTTACGATTCCGTTCCGGAGCGTGAGTATCAGGAGACTCTGAACAAACTCAGGGCGTTGTTCAGAAGCCTGGAAGTTGCGCAGAAGATCCAGGGGGGATTGTTTTGAAAAGAGTGATCGTTATAGACAACTACGATTCGTTCGTTTACAACATCGTTCAGTACATCGGTGAGGTAGAACCGGG
This window encodes:
- a CDS encoding anthranilate synthase component I family protein; protein product: MHVLKLVSDLETPVSTFMKVSRGEEFAFLLESVELGSAFGRHSFIGIGKKDVLVFEKGILRTSNQQLDYTSSPLKAIKDWLEVYRYNVKHDELPSFRGGAVGFVSYDYISYIEKVKVRASVFPTFYFVVPEHLIIFDHLKNNVFIISDSPEELASKVLSPFEEEPEKNVFVTEPESNFEREQFYKVVEKAKKYIVEGDIFQVVLSQAFTFKTTLDPFYIYRALRMINPSPYMFYLKFGDTVVLGSSPETMAKVEGDKATVKPIAGTRPRGRTVEEDLKLERELLNDEKEIAEHVMLVDLGRNDLGRVCKEGTVRVEKKMVIERYSHVMHIVSQVSGELKDDKDAVDVFEATFPAGTVSGAPKVRAMEIIEELEPTPRGPYAGAVGYFSFPDDKGKMNMDSAITIRSFFFKGKQGWLQAGAGIVYDSVPEREYQETLNKLRALFRSLEVAQKIQGGLF